The following coding sequences lie in one Punica granatum chloroplast, complete genome genomic window:
- the cemA gene encoding chloroplast envelope membrane protein, translated as MAKKKKLFLPLLYLTSIVFLPWWISLSFNKSLESWITNWWNTRQSETFLTDIQEKSILEKFIELEELLLLDEMIKEDPETDLQTLRIGIHKETIQLINMHNEDHIHTILHLSTNIICFIIFSGYSILGNEELVILNSWVQEFLYNLSDTIKAFSILLLTDLCIGFHSPHGWELMIGYVYKDFGFAHNDQIISGLVSTFPVILDTIFKYWIFRYLNRVSPSLVVIYHSMND; from the coding sequence ATGGCAAAAAAAAAGAAATTATTTCTTCCTCTTCTATATCTTACATCTATAGTATTTTTGCCCTGGTGGATCTCTCTCTCATTTAATAAAAGTCTTGAATCTTGGATTACTAATTGGTGGAATACTAGGCAATCTGAAACTTTTTTGACTGATATTCAAGAAAAGAGTATTCTCGAAAAATTCATAGAATTAGAAGAACTCTTACTCTTGGACGAAATGATAAAAGAAGACCCGGAAACAGATCTACAAACGCTTCGTATCGGAATCCACAAAGAAACGATTCAATTGATCAATATGCACAACGAGGATCATATCCATACGATTTTGCACTTATCGACAAATATAATCTGTTTCATTATTTTCAGTGGTTATTCTATTCTGGGTAATGAAGAACTTGTTATTCTTAACTCTTGGGTTCAAGAATTCCTATATAACTTAAGTGACACAATAAAAGCTTTTTCTATTCTTTTATTAACTGATTTATGTATCGGATTCCATTCACCCCATGGTTGGGAACTTATGATTGGCTATGTCTACAAAGATTTTGGATTTGCTCATAACGACCAAATTATATCTGGTCTTGTTTCCACTTTTCCAGTCATTCTAGATACAATTTTTAAATATTGGATCTTTCGTTATTTAAATCGTGTATCTCCATCACTTGTAGTGATTTATCATTCAATGAATGACTGA
- the petA gene encoding cytochrome f, which translates to MQIKNTFSWIKKEITRSISVSLMIYIITRTSISNAYPIFAQQGYENPREATGRIVCANCHLANKPVEIEVPQAVLPDTVFEAVVRIPYDMQVKQVLANGKKGGLNVGAVLILPEGFELAPPDRISPEMKEKIGNLSFQNYRPTKKNILVIGPVPGQKYSEITFPILSPDPATNKDVHFLKYPIYVGGNRGRGQIYPDGSKSNNTVYNATAAGIVSKIIRKEKGGYEITITDASDGRQVVDIIPPGPELLVSEGESIKLDQPLTSNPNVGGFGQGDAEIVLQDPLRVQGLLFFLASVILAQIFLVLKKKQFEKVQLSEMNF; encoded by the coding sequence ATGCAAATTAAAAATACCTTTTCTTGGATAAAGAAAGAGATTACTCGCTCTATTTCCGTATCGCTGATGATATATATCATAACTCGGACATCCATTTCAAATGCATATCCTATTTTTGCACAGCAGGGTTATGAAAATCCACGAGAAGCGACCGGACGGATTGTATGTGCCAATTGCCATTTAGCTAATAAGCCCGTGGAAATTGAGGTCCCACAAGCGGTACTTCCTGATACTGTATTTGAAGCAGTTGTTCGAATTCCTTATGATATGCAAGTGAAACAAGTTCTTGCTAATGGTAAAAAGGGGGGTTTGAATGTGGGGGCTGTTCTTATTTTACCTGAGGGGTTTGAATTAGCCCCCCCCGATCGTATTTCGCCCGAGATGAAAGAAAAGATAGGCAATCTGTCTTTTCAGAACTATCGCCCCACTAAAAAAAATATTCTTGTTATAGGTCCTGTTCCTGGTCAGAAATATAGTGAAATAACCTTTCCTATTCTTTCTCCGGACCCCGCTACTAATAAAGATGTTCACTTTTTAAAATATCCCATATATGTAGGCGGGAATAGAGGAAGGGGCCAGATTTATCCTGACGGGAGCAAGAGTAACAATACAGTTTATAATGCTACAGCGGCCGGTATAGTAAGTAAAATCATACGAAAAGAAAAAGGGGGATATGAAATAACCATAACAGATGCGTCGGATGGACGTCAAGTGGTTGATATTATCCCCCCAGGACCCGAACTTCTTGTTTCAGAGGGCGAATCTATCAAACTTGATCAGCCATTAACGAGTAATCCTAATGTGGGTGGATTTGGCCAAGGGGATGCAGAAATAGTACTTCAAGATCCATTACGTGTCCAAGGCCTTTTGTTCTTCTTGGCATCTGTTATTTTGGCACAAATATTTTTGGTTCTTAAGAAGAAACAGTTTGAGAAGGTTCAATTGTCCGAAATGAATTTCTAG
- the psbJ gene encoding photosystem II protein J: MADTTGRIPLWIIGTVTGILVIGLIGIFFYGSYSGLGSSL, encoded by the coding sequence ATGGCCGATACTACTGGAAGGATTCCTCTTTGGATAATAGGTACTGTAACTGGTATTCTTGTGATCGGTTTAATAGGTATTTTCTTTTATGGTTCATACTCCGGGTTAGGTTCATCCCTGTAA
- the psbL gene encoding photosystem II protein L, which produces MTQSNPNEQNVELNRTSLYWGLLLIFVLAVLFSNYFFN; this is translated from the coding sequence ACGACACAATCAAACCCGAACGAACAAAATGTTGAATTGAATCGTACCAGTCTCTACTGGGGGTTATTACTCATTTTTGTACTTGCTGTTTTATTTTCCAATTATTTCTTCAATTAA
- the psbF gene encoding photosystem II cytochrome b559 beta subunit gives MTIDRTYPIFTVRWLAVHGLAVPTVSFLGSISAMQFIQR, from the coding sequence ATGACTATAGATCGAACCTATCCCATTTTTACAGTGCGATGGTTGGCTGTTCATGGACTAGCTGTACCTACCGTTTCTTTTTTGGGGTCAATATCAGCAATGCAGTTCATCCAACGATAA
- the psbE gene encoding photosystem II cytochrome b559 alpha subunit, which translates to MSGSTGERSFADIITSIRYWVIHSITIPSLFIAGWLFVSTGLAYDVFGSPRPNEYFTESRQGIPLITGRFDSLEQLDEFSRSF; encoded by the coding sequence ATGTCTGGAAGCACAGGAGAACGTTCTTTTGCTGATATTATTACCAGTATTCGATACTGGGTTATTCATAGCATTACTATACCCTCCCTATTCATTGCGGGTTGGTTATTCGTCAGCACGGGTTTAGCGTACGATGTGTTTGGAAGCCCTCGTCCAAACGAATATTTTACAGAGAGCCGACAAGGAATTCCATTAATAACTGGCCGTTTTGACTCTTTGGAACAACTCGATGAATTTAGTAGATCTTTTTAG